The following are encoded together in the Nocardioides okcheonensis genome:
- the glmU gene encoding bifunctional UDP-N-acetylglucosamine diphosphorylase/glucosamine-1-phosphate N-acetyltransferase GlmU — translation MDNLTVIVLAAGGGTRMKSKTMKVLHPVAGRSMIGHVLRAVQAVEPTSIVAVVGHQREQVGPHITSLVPDAVLAVQETQEGTGHAVRIAMEAAGATTGTVIVAAGDTPMLEGDSLRAFAEEHEAAQRAVSILTGKVANPFGYGRILRNHEGDVEGIVEEKEATPEQREIDEINSGILAFDAAFLVSALPRITNDNAKGEYYLTDAVGLAREDGLTVGAHLVDDVAQTEGANDRAQLAELGREMNRRIVTRWMRDGVTVMDPATTWIEADVVLEPDVTILPGTQLLGATVVREDAVVGPDTTLKDCEVGVGARVVRTHGELAVLGDGATVGPFAYLRPGTRLGAGGKIGTFVETKNSDIGDGAKVPHLSYVGDAEIGEGTNIGAGTIFANYDGVAKHRTVIGRQARTGSNNTFVAPVQVGDGAGTAGGTVVRRNVPAGALAVSSGPQRNLEGWTESKRAGTAQAEAAAAARAAGGREAAHGE, via the coding sequence ATGGACAACCTCACCGTCATCGTCCTCGCCGCGGGCGGCGGCACCCGGATGAAGTCGAAGACCATGAAGGTGCTGCACCCGGTCGCGGGCCGCTCGATGATCGGCCACGTGCTGCGCGCGGTGCAGGCCGTCGAGCCCACGAGCATCGTCGCGGTCGTCGGCCACCAGCGCGAGCAGGTCGGCCCCCACATCACCTCGCTGGTGCCCGACGCGGTGCTCGCCGTCCAGGAGACCCAGGAGGGCACCGGCCACGCGGTGCGGATCGCGATGGAGGCCGCCGGCGCCACCACCGGCACCGTGATCGTCGCGGCCGGCGACACCCCGATGCTGGAGGGAGACTCGCTGCGCGCCTTCGCCGAGGAGCACGAGGCCGCCCAGCGCGCGGTCAGCATCCTCACCGGCAAGGTGGCCAACCCGTTCGGCTACGGCCGCATCCTGCGCAACCACGAGGGCGACGTCGAGGGCATCGTGGAGGAGAAGGAGGCGACCCCCGAGCAGCGCGAGATCGACGAGATCAACTCCGGCATCCTCGCCTTCGACGCCGCCTTCCTCGTGTCCGCGCTGCCGCGGATCACCAACGACAACGCCAAGGGCGAGTACTACCTCACCGACGCCGTCGGCCTGGCCCGCGAGGACGGGCTGACCGTCGGCGCGCACCTCGTGGACGACGTCGCGCAGACCGAGGGTGCCAACGACCGCGCCCAGCTGGCCGAGCTCGGTCGTGAGATGAACCGCCGGATCGTGACCCGCTGGATGAGGGACGGCGTCACGGTCATGGACCCCGCCACCACCTGGATCGAGGCCGACGTGGTGCTCGAGCCCGACGTCACGATCCTCCCCGGCACGCAACTGCTCGGTGCCACCGTCGTCCGCGAGGACGCCGTCGTCGGGCCCGACACCACGCTCAAGGACTGCGAGGTCGGCGTCGGCGCCCGCGTCGTCCGCACCCACGGCGAGCTCGCCGTCCTCGGCGACGGCGCGACGGTCGGCCCGTTCGCCTACCTGCGCCCCGGCACGCGGCTCGGCGCCGGCGGCAAGATCGGCACCTTCGTCGAGACCAAGAACTCCGACATCGGCGACGGCGCGAAGGTGCCGCACCTGTCCTACGTCGGCGACGCGGAGATCGGTGAGGGCACCAACATCGGCGCCGGGACGATCTTCGCCAACTACGACGGGGTGGCCAAGCACCGCACCGTGATCGGCCGGCAGGCCCGCACCGGGTCCAACAACACGTTCGTCGCGCCGGTGCAGGTCGGCGACGGCGCGGGCACCGCGGGAGGCACCGTCGTACGCCGGAACGTGCCCGCCGGGGCGCTCGCGGTGAGCAGCGGGCCCCAGCGCAACCTCGAGGGCTGGACGGAGTCGAAGCGGGCCGGGACGGCGCAGGCCGAGGCGGCGGCAGCGGCGCGGGCGGCCGGTGGACGTGAGGCGGCCCACGGGGAGTGA
- a CDS encoding ABC transporter ATP-binding protein: MSTLVLDKASRWFGNVVAVNDVSLSIGPGVTGLLGPNGAGKTTLLAMMSGFLAPSAGHVTLDGRPVWRNTETYRQIGLVPERELSFGYLTGRQFVRANADLHGLADAGAATERILEVVDMVEPAGRRLDTYSKGMRQRVKIAAALVHDPAVLLLDEPFNGVDPRQRMHLMELLHRLGDEGRTVLFSSHILEEVERLARHIEVVVSGRHAASGDFGAIRRLMTDRPVQYAVRSSDDRALAGILIAQPSVSAVSVGETELEVQVTDLGSFAVGLPGWARQHDLSVYELSPRDESLESVFAYLVAR, encoded by the coding sequence ATGAGCACCCTGGTCCTCGACAAGGCCTCGCGCTGGTTCGGCAACGTGGTCGCGGTCAACGACGTGTCGCTGTCGATCGGCCCCGGCGTGACCGGCCTGCTCGGTCCCAACGGCGCCGGCAAGACCACGCTGCTGGCGATGATGTCGGGCTTCCTGGCCCCGTCGGCGGGCCACGTCACCCTCGACGGCCGGCCCGTGTGGCGCAACACCGAGACCTACCGGCAGATCGGGCTGGTGCCCGAGCGCGAGCTCAGCTTCGGCTACCTCACCGGCCGCCAGTTCGTGCGCGCCAACGCCGACCTGCACGGCCTGGCCGACGCCGGCGCCGCGACCGAGCGGATCCTCGAGGTCGTCGACATGGTGGAGCCGGCCGGTCGCCGCCTCGACACGTACTCCAAGGGCATGCGGCAGCGGGTCAAGATCGCCGCCGCGCTGGTCCACGACCCCGCCGTGCTCCTGCTCGACGAGCCGTTCAACGGCGTCGACCCGCGCCAGCGGATGCACCTCATGGAACTGCTGCACCGCCTCGGCGACGAGGGCCGCACGGTGCTGTTCAGCTCCCACATCCTCGAGGAGGTCGAGCGGCTCGCCCGCCACATCGAGGTGGTGGTCTCCGGGCGGCACGCCGCCTCCGGCGACTTCGGCGCCATCCGGCGGCTGATGACCGACCGCCCCGTCCAGTACGCCGTGCGCTCCAGCGACGACCGTGCCCTCGCCGGGATCCTCATCGCCCAGCCGTCCGTGAGCGCGGTCAGCGTGGGCGAGACCGAGCTGGAGGTCCAGGTCACGGACCTCGGCAGCTTCGCCGTCGGGCTGCCCGGCTGGGCACGCCAGCACGACCTGTCCGTCTACGAGCTCTCCCCCCGCGACGAGTCGCTGGAGAGCGTGTTCGCCTACCTGGTGGCCCGATGA
- a CDS encoding ABC transporter ATP-binding protein — MGDFAGPVVSTAGLTKHFGTVHALTDLTVEVGAGVTGLVGANGAGKSTLIKILLGLLEPTSGRATVLGHDIEHESQEIRRLVGYMPEHDCLPPDVSASEFVVHMARMSGLGASPARERAADVLRHVGLEEERYRPMGGYSTGMKQRAKLAQALVHDPRLVFLDEPTNGLDPAARSDMLRLVKRIGSDFGIAVLVTSHLLGELERVSDHVIVLDGGHLLRSSATGDFLRNTGSLLVEVVGTETQRDQLGEALAQRGLTCRPRGTMVAVDPPPPDVAAHDLIRDVAADLGLGLMRLEPDRGHLEDVFMEGGARA, encoded by the coding sequence ATGGGGGACTTCGCCGGACCGGTCGTGTCGACCGCAGGGCTGACCAAGCACTTCGGGACGGTCCACGCCCTGACCGACCTGACGGTCGAGGTCGGTGCGGGCGTGACGGGCCTCGTCGGCGCCAACGGGGCCGGCAAGTCGACGCTGATCAAGATCCTGCTCGGGCTGCTCGAGCCGACCAGCGGGCGGGCCACCGTGCTCGGCCACGACATCGAGCACGAGAGCCAGGAGATCCGCCGGCTCGTCGGCTACATGCCCGAGCACGACTGCCTGCCGCCCGACGTGAGCGCCAGCGAGTTCGTCGTCCACATGGCCCGGATGTCCGGGCTCGGCGCCTCCCCGGCGCGCGAGCGGGCCGCCGACGTGCTGCGCCACGTCGGGCTCGAGGAGGAGCGCTACCGGCCGATGGGCGGCTACTCCACCGGCATGAAGCAGCGCGCCAAGCTCGCCCAGGCGCTGGTCCACGACCCGCGGCTGGTCTTCCTCGACGAGCCCACCAACGGCCTCGACCCGGCCGCCCGGTCCGACATGCTGCGCCTCGTCAAGCGCATCGGCAGCGACTTCGGCATCGCCGTCCTCGTCACCTCCCACCTCCTCGGCGAGCTCGAGCGGGTGAGCGACCACGTCATCGTCCTCGACGGCGGCCACCTGCTGCGCTCGAGCGCCACCGGAGACTTCCTGCGCAACACCGGCAGCCTGCTGGTCGAGGTCGTCGGCACCGAGACCCAGCGCGACCAGCTCGGCGAGGCGCTCGCCCAGCGCGGCCTCACCTGCCGCCCGCGAGGCACGATGGTCGCCGTCGACCCGCCGCCGCCGGACGTCGCCGCCCACGACCTGATCCGCGACGTCGCCGCCGACCTCGGCCTCGGGCTGATGCGGCTCGAGCCCGACCGCGGCCACCTCGAGGACGTCTTCATGGAGGGCGGCGCCCGTGCCTGA
- a CDS encoding uridine kinase family protein has translation MTTRETYDDLLARVCDLADRLDRPPVVGISGHGGAGKSTLAARLAADLGLDPDQVVGTDSFYATTCGPGAGMWEQHDWPAIEAVVRSARDGAERLRYDYRWWGGETGTEDQPMPSVLLVEGIRLLGGRTRGWFDLTVWIDLDPDAAGVRAVARNTEQGDDDAELDLWRTKWVPEGHAYAAEQRPLDLADVVLSPLG, from the coding sequence ATGACGACCCGAGAGACGTACGACGACCTCCTGGCGCGGGTGTGCGACCTCGCCGACCGGCTCGACCGACCCCCGGTCGTCGGGATCAGCGGCCACGGGGGAGCCGGGAAGTCGACGCTGGCGGCGAGGCTCGCGGCCGACCTCGGCCTCGACCCCGACCAGGTGGTCGGCACCGACTCCTTCTACGCGACGACCTGCGGGCCGGGCGCGGGGATGTGGGAGCAGCACGACTGGCCGGCGATCGAGGCGGTGGTGCGGAGCGCGCGCGACGGGGCCGAGCGGCTCCGCTACGACTACCGCTGGTGGGGCGGTGAGACCGGCACCGAGGACCAGCCCATGCCGTCGGTCCTGCTGGTCGAGGGGATCCGGCTGCTCGGCGGGCGCACCCGCGGCTGGTTCGACCTCACCGTCTGGATCGACCTGGACCCCGACGCCGCCGGCGTCCGCGCGGTCGCGCGCAACACCGAGCAGGGCGACGACGACGCCGAGCTCGACCTGTGGCGCACCAAGTGGGTGCCGGAGGGCCACGCCTACGCCGCGGAGCAGCGCCCGCTGGACCTCGCCGACGTCGTGCTCAGCCCCCTCGGCTGA
- a CDS encoding alpha/beta fold hydrolase — MSGLAGRLYAAATRAEARAYGLRERTIDVGDARLAVLEGGPVDAPPVVLLHGYSADRVVWVRFARHLLKDHRVVVPDLAGHGASGFTSGIGYSAPAQARRVVAVLDHLGIDRAHVAGNSMGGFVAATLAVDHPDRVASLLLSDAVGVTQPEPSDAELLFRQGRNPFLLDSVADFPDFYAMTMAKPPFLPGFLRAAVAADYVARRDRLEEVFRDFYGVATLDDRLGEVHAPTLVMWGEEDRLVHPSTARVWTTGIAGARSVTYPGVGHMPMLEVPGLSVADYRAFLSRVSRGG; from the coding sequence GTGAGCGGGCTCGCGGGGCGCCTGTACGCCGCGGCGACCCGCGCCGAGGCGAGGGCGTACGGCCTGCGCGAGCGCACCATCGACGTCGGCGACGCCCGGCTCGCCGTCCTCGAGGGCGGACCGGTCGACGCGCCGCCGGTCGTGCTGCTCCACGGCTACTCCGCCGACCGCGTGGTGTGGGTGCGCTTCGCCCGACACCTGCTGAAGGACCACCGCGTCGTGGTGCCCGACCTCGCCGGCCACGGCGCGTCCGGCTTCACGAGCGGCATCGGCTACTCGGCGCCCGCGCAGGCGCGACGGGTCGTGGCGGTCCTCGACCACCTCGGGATCGACCGCGCCCACGTCGCGGGCAACTCGATGGGCGGCTTCGTCGCCGCGACCCTCGCCGTCGACCACCCCGACCGGGTGGCGTCGCTGCTGCTGAGCGACGCGGTCGGGGTCACCCAGCCCGAGCCGAGCGACGCCGAGCTGCTCTTCCGGCAGGGGCGCAACCCGTTCCTGCTCGACAGCGTGGCCGACTTCCCCGACTTCTACGCCATGACCATGGCGAAGCCGCCGTTCCTGCCGGGCTTCCTGCGCGCCGCCGTCGCCGCCGACTACGTCGCGCGCCGCGACCGGCTCGAGGAGGTCTTCCGCGACTTCTACGGCGTCGCGACGCTCGACGACCGGCTCGGCGAGGTCCACGCGCCGACGCTGGTGATGTGGGGCGAGGAGGACCGGCTGGTCCACCCGTCGACGGCGCGGGTGTGGACGACCGGCATCGCCGGCGCGCGCTCGGTGACGTACCCCGGCGTGGGGCACATGCCGATGCTCGAGGTGCCCGGGCTGAGCGTCGCGGACTACCGGGCCTTCCTGTCGCGGGTCAGCCGAGGGGGCTGA
- a CDS encoding ABC transporter permease, translating into MPESTTRGVIHDLGYRHFEGTREGTATIARTLFLTGLRHTYGLGRSGKSKVMPFLLLAMATLPALIVVGVVVLTGLGNLPVSYASYTSQVQLLISLFAAAQAPVLFSRDLRHRSIVLYLARPLSAPLFALVRFASLAASLLLFMWLSTFVLYIGALLSGLDRSDETEDLLKALVLQVMLALLLAGVTGLISSVSLRRGFAVVGSVLALVVLAGVVASVQAISSARDSDGVGVAAGLFSPWSLYGGLGDAWDAGVAGFTPPEGAWVPVYALVAVVLVAACVLGLVARFRKVGSR; encoded by the coding sequence GTGCCTGAGTCCACCACCCGCGGGGTCATCCACGACCTCGGCTACCGCCACTTCGAGGGCACCCGCGAGGGCACCGCCACCATCGCCCGGACCCTCTTCCTCACCGGACTGCGCCACACCTACGGCCTCGGCCGCTCCGGGAAGTCGAAGGTGATGCCGTTCCTCCTGCTCGCCATGGCCACCCTGCCGGCGCTGATCGTCGTCGGCGTGGTGGTGCTGACCGGCCTGGGCAACCTCCCGGTCTCCTACGCCAGCTACACCTCCCAGGTGCAGCTGCTGATCAGCCTCTTCGCCGCCGCGCAGGCGCCCGTGCTGTTCTCGCGCGACCTGCGGCACCGCTCGATCGTGCTCTACCTCGCCCGGCCGCTGTCCGCCCCGCTCTTCGCGCTGGTGCGCTTCGCCTCGCTCGCCGCCTCGCTGCTGCTGTTCATGTGGCTCTCGACGTTCGTGCTCTACATCGGGGCGCTGCTCTCGGGGCTCGACCGCAGCGACGAGACCGAGGACCTCCTCAAGGCGCTCGTGCTGCAGGTGATGCTGGCACTGCTGCTCGCGGGCGTCACCGGCCTGATCTCGTCGGTGTCCCTGCGCCGCGGCTTCGCCGTGGTGGGGTCGGTGCTCGCCCTCGTGGTGCTCGCCGGCGTGGTCGCCTCGGTCCAGGCCATCTCCTCGGCCCGCGACTCCGACGGCGTCGGGGTGGCCGCGGGCCTGTTCTCGCCGTGGTCGCTCTACGGCGGTCTCGGCGACGCCTGGGACGCGGGCGTCGCCGGCTTCACGCCGCCGGAGGGGGCGTGGGTCCCGGTCTACGCCCTGGTCGCCGTCGTCCTCGTGGCCGCGTGCGTGCTCGGCCTGGTCGCCCGCTTCCGGAAGGTGGGGTCGCGATGA
- a CDS encoding ribose-phosphate diphosphokinase, which translates to MKRTTEKNLMVFSGRAHPDLSREVADLLETGLVPQSAYEFANGELYVRYEESVRGCDAFVIQSHTAPINEWIMEHLIMVDALKRASAKRITVVMPFYGYGRQDKKHRGREPISARLMADLFKTAGADRLITVDLHADQIQGFFNGPVDHLMALPILTDYVKAKYGDQELAVVSPDAGRIKVAERWSARLGGAPLAFIHKSRRTDVANEVVANRVVGDVKGKICVLTDDMVDTGGTIVKAAEACMADGAAGVVIAATHPILSDPAVDRLKNSSAMEVVVTNTLPVPADKQFDKLTTLSIAPLIARAIREVFEDGSVTSMFEGHA; encoded by the coding sequence ATGAAGCGGACCACCGAAAAGAACCTGATGGTCTTCAGTGGTCGGGCGCACCCCGATCTCTCCCGGGAGGTCGCCGACCTCCTCGAGACCGGCCTGGTGCCGCAGAGCGCCTACGAGTTCGCCAACGGTGAGCTCTACGTCCGCTACGAGGAGTCGGTCCGGGGGTGCGACGCCTTCGTGATCCAGAGCCACACCGCTCCGATCAACGAGTGGATCATGGAGCACCTGATCATGGTCGACGCGCTCAAGCGCGCCTCGGCGAAGCGGATCACCGTGGTCATGCCGTTCTACGGCTACGGCCGCCAGGACAAGAAGCACCGCGGGCGCGAGCCGATCTCCGCGCGGCTGATGGCCGACCTGTTCAAGACCGCCGGCGCCGACCGGCTGATCACCGTCGACCTGCACGCCGACCAGATCCAGGGCTTCTTCAACGGCCCCGTCGACCACCTGATGGCGCTGCCGATCCTCACCGACTACGTCAAGGCCAAGTACGGCGACCAGGAGCTCGCCGTCGTCTCGCCCGACGCCGGCCGGATCAAGGTCGCCGAGCGCTGGTCGGCCCGCCTCGGCGGCGCGCCCCTGGCGTTCATCCACAAGAGCCGCCGCACCGACGTCGCCAACGAGGTCGTCGCCAACCGGGTCGTCGGCGACGTGAAGGGCAAGATCTGCGTCCTCACCGACGACATGGTCGACACCGGCGGGACGATCGTGAAGGCCGCGGAGGCCTGCATGGCCGACGGCGCGGCCGGCGTGGTCATCGCCGCGACCCACCCGATCCTCTCCGACCCGGCGGTCGACCGGCTGAAGAACTCCTCCGCGATGGAGGTCGTGGTCACCAACACCCTCCCGGTGCCGGCCGACAAGCAGTTCGACAAGCTCACCACCCTCTCGATCGCCCCGCTGATCGCCCGCGCGATCCGCGAGGTCTTCGAGGACGGCTCGGTGACCTCGATGTTCGAGGGTCACGCGTAG
- a CDS encoding flavin-containing monooxygenase, translated as MATTVLVIGSGFGGQLAAMTLLRRGLDVTILERRDFMGGTWCQNSYPGAAVDVPSPLYSIASEPWPWTQMYADQAELSAYTEHVIDTHRLRERTVLGAEVVAAEWDGEQWCVRTRDGAEHRARFLVNATGPLSSPVVPDFPGLADFAGAAFHTNGWDHGVDLAGARVAVVGSGASAAQVVPAIQPQVGALHVFQRTPHWVLPRHDHVFTPWQRRLLRLRPLQRALRTAIYWRLETRVIGFKHSRWLLRRVAQRAALRHIEAQVPDPVLRAQVTPDYTLGCKRVILSDTLYPALAAPNTTLHDRHDGIDHFDATGVVTASGEHLDLDVVVFSTGYDATDGLVAHDVRGRDGVRLADVWHDFPRAYLGTTVPGFPNFFVVTGPNTGIGHTSAIFVIESQMEYLVRAIGAVADTPGARIEVTAEAEEAYTSMIHREMEGTVWHDGGCTSWYQSRSGRVVAMFPGFSFSFRRLARRFHPEHHTISTADERIPA; from the coding sequence ATGGCGACCACCGTGCTCGTGATCGGCAGCGGCTTCGGCGGCCAGCTGGCCGCGATGACCCTGCTGCGCCGCGGCCTCGACGTGACGATCCTCGAGCGGCGCGACTTCATGGGCGGCACCTGGTGCCAGAACTCCTACCCCGGTGCGGCCGTCGACGTCCCGTCCCCGCTCTACTCGATCGCCTCCGAGCCGTGGCCCTGGACCCAGATGTACGCCGACCAGGCCGAGCTGAGCGCCTACACCGAGCACGTCATCGACACCCACCGGCTCCGCGAGCGCACCGTCCTCGGAGCCGAGGTCGTGGCAGCGGAGTGGGACGGCGAGCAGTGGTGCGTGCGGACCCGCGACGGCGCCGAGCACCGCGCCCGCTTCCTCGTCAACGCGACCGGGCCGCTCAGCAGCCCGGTCGTCCCCGACTTCCCAGGTCTCGCCGACTTCGCGGGCGCCGCCTTCCACACCAACGGCTGGGACCACGGCGTCGACCTCGCGGGCGCACGGGTCGCCGTGGTCGGGTCGGGGGCGAGCGCCGCGCAGGTCGTCCCGGCGATCCAGCCACAGGTGGGTGCGCTCCACGTCTTCCAGCGCACGCCCCACTGGGTGCTCCCCCGCCACGACCACGTGTTCACGCCGTGGCAGCGCCGGCTGCTGAGGCTGCGCCCCCTGCAGCGGGCGCTGCGGACCGCCATCTACTGGCGCCTCGAGACCCGCGTGATCGGCTTCAAGCACAGCCGCTGGCTGCTGCGACGGGTCGCACAGCGCGCCGCGCTGCGGCACATCGAGGCGCAGGTGCCCGACCCCGTGCTGCGGGCGCAGGTGACGCCGGACTACACGCTCGGCTGCAAGCGGGTGATCCTCTCCGACACCCTCTATCCCGCGCTCGCCGCGCCCAACACCACGCTGCACGACCGCCACGACGGCATCGACCACTTCGACGCGACCGGCGTCGTCACCGCCTCCGGCGAGCACCTCGACCTCGACGTGGTGGTCTTCTCCACCGGCTACGACGCCACCGACGGCCTGGTCGCCCACGACGTCCGCGGACGCGACGGCGTACGCCTGGCCGACGTGTGGCACGACTTCCCGCGGGCCTACCTCGGCACCACGGTCCCCGGCTTCCCCAACTTCTTCGTCGTCACCGGCCCCAACACCGGGATCGGCCACACCAGCGCCATCTTCGTCATCGAGTCGCAGATGGAGTACCTCGTGCGCGCCATCGGCGCGGTGGCCGACACCCCCGGCGCCCGCATCGAGGTCACCGCCGAGGCGGAGGAGGCGTACACCTCGATGATCCACCGGGAGATGGAGGGGACGGTGTGGCACGACGGCGGCTGCACGTCGTGGTACCAGTCGCGCTCGGGCCGCGTGGTCGCGATGTTCCCCGGCTTCTCCTTCTCCTTCCGCCGCCTCGCGCGACGGTTCCACCCCGAGCACCACACGATCAGCACGGCCGACGAGAGGATCCCCGCATGA
- a CDS encoding SDR family NAD(P)-dependent oxidoreductase, whose amino-acid sequence MKHLDDKVAAVTGAGSGIGRALALHLADQGCRLALSDVSADGLAETERLLSGRARAVTTAVVDVADEEAVGAWADAVVADHGRANLVVNNAGVALSGTVMSLSTDDYRWIMGINFWGVVHGTKAFLPHLEASGEGHVVNISSVFGLTAQPLMSGYNASKFAVRGFTESLRQDLELTGSRVSATCVHPGGIKTNIARSARVDGSVAGAAGKPSDAATKEFEKSFITTPARAAEVIVEGVRKNKRRVLIGPDARVFDAMARLAPTGYQRLITGVVRSRGGR is encoded by the coding sequence ATGAAGCACCTCGACGACAAGGTCGCCGCCGTCACCGGCGCCGGCTCCGGCATCGGCCGCGCGCTCGCCCTGCACCTGGCCGACCAGGGCTGCCGCCTCGCGCTCTCCGACGTGTCGGCCGACGGGCTCGCGGAGACGGAGCGGCTGCTCTCCGGTCGGGCGCGCGCGGTGACGACCGCGGTCGTGGACGTCGCCGACGAGGAGGCGGTGGGCGCGTGGGCCGACGCGGTCGTCGCCGACCACGGGCGCGCCAACCTCGTCGTCAACAACGCCGGCGTCGCGCTCTCGGGCACCGTGATGTCGCTGTCCACCGACGACTACCGCTGGATCATGGGCATCAACTTCTGGGGCGTCGTGCACGGCACGAAGGCCTTCCTCCCGCACCTCGAGGCGTCCGGCGAGGGCCACGTCGTCAACATCTCGAGCGTCTTCGGGCTCACCGCCCAGCCGTTGATGAGCGGCTACAACGCCAGCAAGTTCGCGGTGCGCGGCTTCACCGAGTCGCTGCGCCAGGACCTCGAGCTGACCGGTTCGCGCGTGAGCGCCACCTGCGTCCACCCCGGCGGCATCAAGACCAACATCGCCCGCTCGGCTCGCGTCGACGGCAGCGTCGCCGGCGCCGCCGGCAAGCCGTCGGACGCGGCGACGAAGGAGTTCGAGAAGTCCTTCATCACCACGCCGGCCAGGGCCGCAGAGGTGATCGTCGAGGGCGTGCGGAAGAACAAGCGGCGGGTGCTGATCGGCCCCGACGCCCGGGTCTTCGACGCGATGGCGCGGCTCGCGCCGACCGGCTACCAGCGCCTGATCACCGGCGTCGTGCGCTCGCGGGGCGGCAGGTGA
- a CDS encoding TetR/AcrR family transcriptional regulator encodes MSGRTYAGESADDRLARRRRQLLDAGLELFGTAGYRATTVRQLCRAARVSDRYFYEHFDSTEDLLLAVYATCTDRLERAATAALEEASDEVADLARRGLGAFLGVVEGDPRLTRVVWFEVLGVSPRVEAAYLARMQAFGHLMVDVASGRDGVAALPAVTRDLLASTAVGAVSHTVVTWTSAGCTPAREEVAATLARFLAGAATALVDPARPT; translated from the coding sequence GTGAGTGGTCGCACGTACGCCGGGGAGTCGGCCGACGACCGGCTGGCCCGCCGTCGCCGGCAGCTGCTCGACGCCGGGCTGGAGCTCTTCGGGACGGCCGGCTACCGCGCGACCACCGTGCGGCAGCTGTGCCGGGCGGCGCGGGTGAGCGACCGCTACTTCTACGAGCACTTCGACTCCACCGAGGACCTGCTGCTCGCGGTCTACGCCACGTGCACCGACCGGCTCGAGCGGGCCGCGACCGCCGCCCTCGAGGAGGCCTCCGACGAGGTCGCCGACCTCGCGCGCCGCGGGCTGGGCGCGTTCCTCGGGGTCGTCGAGGGCGACCCACGCCTGACCCGCGTGGTGTGGTTCGAGGTGCTCGGCGTGAGCCCGCGGGTCGAGGCGGCCTACCTCGCCCGGATGCAGGCCTTCGGGCACCTCATGGTCGACGTCGCCTCCGGGCGCGACGGGGTCGCCGCGCTGCCCGCGGTGACCCGCGACCTCCTGGCCAGCACGGCCGTCGGGGCGGTCAGCCACACGGTGGTGACGTGGACCAGCGCGGGCTGCACCCCGGCCCGCGAGGAGGTCGCGGCGACGCTCGCGCGCTTCCTCGCCGGCGCCGCCACCGCCCTGGTCGACCCGGCCCGGCCGACGTGA
- a CDS encoding TspO/MBR family protein, protein MTTWAPTVAWLALVVAFAGLANAWNGHDPGWYAALPKPSFQPPDVVFGVMWPLNFLLLLVVGLTTVRAATAGQAWPAVGVLAVSVALALGWAWLFYVPHQLLGAAACLTGAAALTWVLVVVVGRIGVWGGVALVPYALWLTVATALAFAYARGSSVGGSVPGA, encoded by the coding sequence GTGACGACGTGGGCGCCGACGGTGGCGTGGCTCGCGCTGGTGGTGGCCTTCGCCGGCCTCGCGAACGCGTGGAACGGCCACGACCCGGGCTGGTACGCCGCGCTCCCGAAGCCGTCGTTCCAGCCTCCCGACGTCGTCTTCGGCGTGATGTGGCCGTTGAACTTCCTGCTCCTGCTGGTGGTGGGCCTGACCACGGTCCGCGCCGCGACGGCCGGTCAGGCGTGGCCGGCGGTCGGGGTGCTCGCCGTCTCGGTCGCCCTCGCGCTCGGCTGGGCGTGGCTGTTCTACGTCCCGCACCAGCTCCTCGGCGCCGCCGCCTGTCTGACGGGTGCGGCCGCGCTGACCTGGGTGCTGGTGGTGGTCGTCGGCCGGATCGGGGTGTGGGGCGGCGTCGCGCTCGTGCCGTACGCCCTCTGGCTCACCGTCGCGACCGCGCTGGCGTTCGCCTACGCGCGGGGGTCGTCGGTCGGCGGCTCGGTGCCGGGGGCGTAG